ACAAGAATCATTATTAGGTTGAATTGTATACGACACATTAGTACATGACTCAAAATATGAGAAATATCTTATAATCCGTTCTGCAACAAACttatcataaattaaatttaatgtgtagtttaagtaattatatttttataataacttaaacTACACATTAAATTTGATTGACTTTTTGGTTGGATATTTATTACACCTACCAACATACGTTAAATAtccctaaaatatttttaataccatatatatgtttaaatctcctttaaaaaaaatagcaatttgtataattgataaaaagtttattttttacaaattacaacACAATTACAGCAgatatttacaaacataactagaaaagaaaatatgtttccatgcaaattttattataccgcataaatgtgattatataatgttaaataaaaaattaaaactagagACACGTTTTTTAACAGTaatgttcaaataaataaaatcacattCACAACTCCGACATTTTACAACGTTGGTTCGCCGGTAAAATGGCGTCATATTTCATGATAATTCGTTTTACTCACGAACCCTTAATTCTTGAACAACACATGTTCGAAATTTAACTATTaggattataattttattacattaggaACCGGGTTTCAGTCATTTATACCTAGGTTCTATGTTCAGAGAGCGGTTGGTTTTGCGAATAAatcgtaaaatttttaatatgctTGTTCGAACTTTAACGGTCCATAACATGTGTGATAATTGTTCATAAGGGAAACGAACCGTTTTCTGAATATAAAAACCGAATTTCAGTCAAATTCGTGCTCGAAATGTATAGGTTCGGGAACAAAACGAATCATTTTCGGGATATAGAAATCGAGCTTCAAAATATACTACTTTTAACGCTACAGTAAGACACGTCAGTACATATAAACGCCATAAACAACAGTATGGCAGAATATAGTGTCATTCCTAAACAATTCGCCGACATAGTCGTCAGTTTCAGGATCCCATATGCACCTTTGTCCACATTTAATACCAGCGCCTTTCATCTCCAATACTGTTGTTTGAACTAGAATTTTGTatctgaaaataataaaaaaataaacacatatttacaaaatatacgtGTTTTTGATTCTATTGAGACTTTCATAAATAAAGCCACCTGCgagaaatacaaaatttttaatattagaattataattacatttatatttgaaGAAGTCAATTTCATACTAACACAGAACATTCTTTATATACACATTACTCTTCTTTATGCCacgcagtcgggtaataaatatagatatatttctGCTACACATAAGAATAATGGTCacagtacatatatttttgatactAAGTATATCTCAACtggtttttgaagtaatttGACTCTATATAGAGAATCACCTTAGTGATGACTTATATCGAGGCTTATAGATGCTATTCAtccatattataaatttaaatttttatagaacataaaatattacaaagtggtataaaatattacaaaaggtTTATCCGGTTAAGCCTAATGATcgcgtattattttaaatatagggATCGCTTATTAATGAAAACTTTATCAACAATAGGGAATTTATTCATTTCCACATATGGAAtagtataaaaacacatttagtaacataaataaagttACCTCTTCATGTCTAAATCTTGAACTCTTTGTCTAACAGCATTGGATATGACTTTAGCCCATCGCGGAGCTTGGTCTGTGCGGTACTGTCTACCAGTCAATTGTTCTTGCATTGTTGATATTATTATCTCCCTCACATTTTGAGCTTGAAACCTAAAATATACGTGTTATTGTtaataagaaaatgttttttagatgcccCATGTTTCGACGCAAATAAATCCGAAAGAGTTGTTTCattcatcattggccttagtccgtctattgcagacgatttagacagtgtcagaaggacactgtgtcgcctaggacacacttcaggaaaacgcaaagttgcctaagctctgcgccaccctctcgacctcactggctagctccacaggaacgacgagtcgatacgtgtggagcctgtacggctgcaggagtctttcgcattttagagctatgccacgaatgcttagCGAAGACCcaattccgggtttcaaatgaagtttttcttctccaggaccctgatgattttgagccaggtttatccctcggttgGCTTGTACggcccccacgggaagaaagttctactcggccgacaccacacggcacgagatgtttcattataatgagtgaaattcgcgtaaacattagaaaacatatttatacactagctgcccggactGACTTCGTTCTGTAAAaacttaatagtaaaaatagattttttgttttttttttttttgtattacaacCTTTCGTGGACCTTAaggaacacacaaaaaataaattagctgaaaaggtcgagccattttcgagttatgcacttagaaacattcatttttaaatatatttatttaataacgagatataaattattttatctgttaCCTAACTAATGTCTGTGTAGCCATAATATCGCAAACTAAATTTATAGTATACTTACCAAAAACAAAACTACTTTAATTTAGttttcaaaactattttatatattggaaaattattatattccgagggaaaatcaaaattgaatgatagtgttaatttacaa
This is a stretch of genomic DNA from Melitaea cinxia chromosome 2, ilMelCinx1.1, whole genome shotgun sequence. It encodes these proteins:
- the LOC123666029 gene encoding dynein light chain Tctex-type protein 2B-like, with product MADEEEVVDEEAEVVQVGSAESESGLSPVEVEKPLPPPKYEVRPGLGEKFQAQNVREIIISTMQEQLTGRQYRTDQAPRWAKVISNAVRQRVQDLDMKRYKILVQTTVLEMKGAGIKCGQRCIWDPETDDYVGELFRNDTIFCHTVVYGVYMY